Proteins encoded within one genomic window of Acidobacteriota bacterium:
- a CDS encoding helix-turn-helix transcriptional regulator, whose protein sequence is MSNDPVNDLVIRFLRHERLKHGLQVRQICAISGIPLGSYSSLETGRYRLTPGILLRAQLALGCSIERLWPFGTWTVGPVTDDLIRTIVAEAEKRLPVPPTIEDVVEAVYHTTGIGSRRRGITEARAIAAYPVSRTPELILNDLARAMDMNPSSLSHSIVRLEKRAAHDEHFRALLKTADKWFKRVLREE, encoded by the coding sequence ATGAGCAACGATCCCGTCAACGATCTCGTCATCCGCTTCTTGCGTCACGAGCGCCTGAAGCACGGCTTGCAGGTGCGGCAGATCTGCGCCATCAGCGGCATCCCGCTCGGCTCCTACTCCTCTCTGGAGACGGGCCGCTACCGCTTGACTCCCGGAATCCTCCTACGGGCACAATTGGCCTTGGGCTGCTCTATCGAGCGCCTTTGGCCCTTCGGCACTTGGACGGTAGGCCCTGTCACCGACGATCTGATTCGGACGATTGTGGCTGAGGCGGAGAAGCGCCTGCCCGTTCCGCCGACCATCGAGGACGTGGTGGAAGCGGTCTATCACACGACCGGCATCGGTTCCAGAAGACGGGGGATCACGGAAGCCAGGGCCATAGCGGCCTACCCCGTCTCGCGGACGCCTGAGTTGATCCTGAACGATCTGGCGCGGGCCATGGACATGAATCCCTCCAGCCTGAGCCATTCGATCGTGCGGCTTGAGAAGCGGGCCGCTCATGATGAGCACTTCCGGGCCTTGCTCAAAACGGCAGACAAGTGGTTCAAGCGGGTGCTCAGGGAAGAATAG
- a CDS encoding type II toxin-antitoxin system VapC family toxin: MNDDKVTFVDSNVFLRFLTNDDPSKAEKVKALFEKAIAGEVQLTTSLLVIAEIVWTLESFYRLERADIADKVETILSTPNLDCPEVDIILPALDFYATRNVDFVDAYHAFWLKTQGLERILTYDRKHFGRVKWLEILEP, from the coding sequence ATGAATGATGACAAGGTAACGTTCGTCGATTCGAACGTCTTCTTACGATTCCTGACCAACGACGATCCAAGCAAGGCGGAAAAGGTGAAGGCTCTGTTCGAAAAGGCGATTGCGGGCGAAGTACAGCTTACAACGAGTCTTTTGGTCATCGCCGAGATCGTCTGGACGCTGGAGTCTTTCTACAGGCTGGAGAGGGCTGATATCGCTGACAAGGTGGAAACCATCCTCAGCACTCCCAATCTGGATTGTCCGGAGGTCGACATCATTCTCCCGGCACTCGACTTTTATGCCACACGAAATGTCGACTTTGTCGATGCCTACCATGCCTTCTGGCTCAAAACGCAAGGCCTCGAGCGCATCCTGACCTATGACCGGAAGCATTTTGGCCGCGTTAAGTGGCTGGAGATCCTCGAACCTTAG
- a CDS encoding DUF480 domain-containing protein translates to MRSIPQLGPRERRVLGALLEKEQTTPEYYPLTLKAVVAACNQKSNRDPVMSLEEADVHNVLRVLVQEGWVERVSGARVDRWKHSLESAYDVSDDCKALLTLLLLRGAQTPGELRSRSERLFHFDSLAEVLDPLHDLSQADPPLVVELARQPGQKETRWILASNDLEQPTQESAPPRPRPSPLEERMAQLEEQVEDLSRRLTELESLLN, encoded by the coding sequence ATGCGAAGCATCCCCCAATTGGGACCCCGCGAGCGCCGTGTTCTGGGCGCCTTGCTGGAGAAAGAACAGACCACTCCCGAGTATTATCCGCTCACCCTCAAGGCGGTGGTGGCAGCCTGCAATCAAAAGAGCAACCGCGATCCGGTCATGAGCCTCGAGGAGGCCGACGTCCACAATGTGCTGCGGGTATTGGTGCAGGAAGGCTGGGTGGAACGGGTCTCGGGAGCCCGTGTGGACCGCTGGAAGCACAGCCTGGAGTCGGCCTACGACGTTTCCGACGACTGCAAGGCGCTGCTCACGCTGCTGCTCTTGAGGGGAGCGCAAACCCCCGGCGAACTGCGCAGCCGCAGCGAGCGTCTCTTTCACTTCGACTCGCTGGCTGAGGTCCTGGATCCCCTGCACGACCTCTCCCAGGCCGATCCTCCTCTGGTGGTGGAACTGGCCCGCCAGCCCGGCCAAAAGGAAACCCGCTGGATTCTGGCTTCCAACGACCTGGAACAGCCCACTCAAGAATCGGCCCCGCCGCGCCCCCGTCCATCCCCGCTGGAAGAGCGCATGGCCCAATTGGAAGAGCAGGTCGAAGACCTCTCCCGCCGCCTGACCGAGCTTGAGTCCCTGTTGAATTAG
- a CDS encoding PP2C family protein-serine/threonine phosphatase, with protein MPLETLQDFEHRNSRHLCIAFTRALIDSKNLAEFLEMVLPGVGRVFGTSRVSLVDYREHSDQFVLLHFEGYGHEARFELQRRMPQMKLREALKTRLPYRSSDDPRFLVIPFYLRDILEAMLILEYDEPSQAELGEAGREAAQVVSRMLGLLMSSARLKVNQDQTFSHEDLRKARQIQLSYLPGNDRTYSDICEVHGYNRSSALVGGDYFDYFCTRPGTLQGVLADACGHGMAAALIVSTFRGLLHSEMGRRSDFSGLFDYINRSIHSGDEYIQYLTGVFFDFDEKSRRLYYCNAGHYDPLIISPGGKLRTLPGGGPPLGMFKESTYGMSRTELQQGDLLALFTDGLIDLQNPKGEFFGVEGLTGLLTRLHDRPLNDISQGVLDEAHKFGGRVNMEDDVTLFLMRVH; from the coding sequence ATGCCGCTGGAGACTTTGCAGGACTTTGAGCATCGCAACTCGCGCCATCTTTGCATCGCCTTTACCCGGGCGCTGATCGACTCTAAGAATCTGGCCGAGTTCTTGGAGATGGTGCTGCCCGGGGTGGGGCGGGTGTTCGGGACTTCGCGGGTTTCGCTGGTGGACTATCGCGAGCACAGCGACCAGTTCGTGCTGCTGCACTTCGAAGGCTACGGGCACGAAGCCCGTTTCGAGCTGCAACGACGCATGCCCCAGATGAAGCTGAGGGAGGCTCTCAAGACCCGGCTCCCCTACCGGTCGTCGGACGACCCGCGCTTCCTGGTCATCCCCTTCTACTTGCGCGACATCCTTGAAGCCATGCTGATCCTGGAATACGACGAGCCCTCCCAAGCCGAGTTGGGCGAAGCCGGGCGCGAGGCCGCCCAGGTGGTGTCGCGCATGCTGGGATTGCTGATGTCGTCGGCGCGGCTCAAGGTCAACCAGGACCAGACCTTCAGCCACGAAGACCTGAGAAAAGCCCGTCAGATTCAGCTCAGCTACCTGCCCGGCAACGACCGCACTTACAGCGACATCTGCGAGGTTCACGGATACAACCGCTCTTCGGCCCTGGTGGGGGGCGACTATTTCGACTACTTCTGCACCCGTCCGGGGACGCTGCAAGGCGTGCTGGCCGATGCCTGCGGACACGGCATGGCGGCGGCGCTGATCGTCTCGACCTTCCGCGGACTGCTGCATTCGGAAATGGGCCGGCGCAGCGACTTCAGCGGGCTGTTCGACTACATCAACCGCTCCATCCATTCAGGCGATGAATACATTCAGTACTTGACAGGGGTCTTTTTCGATTTCGATGAGAAGAGCCGGCGCCTTTACTATTGCAATGCCGGCCATTACGATCCGCTCATCATCTCGCCGGGCGGCAAGTTACGGACGCTGCCCGGTGGAGGCCCTCCTTTGGGTATGTTCAAGGAGTCCACCTACGGCATGTCCCGGACCGAACTGCAGCAAGGCGATTTGCTGGCCCTGTTTACCGACGGACTCATCGATTTGCAGAACCCCAAGGGCGAATTCTTCGGGGTGGAGGGATTGACCGGCCTCTTGACGCGCCTCCACGACCGTCCCCTCAACGATATCTCCCAGGGGGTCTTGGACGAAGCTCACAAGTTCGGGGGACGGGTCAACATGGAGGATGACGTCACCCTCTTCTTGATGCGCGTGCATTGA
- a CDS encoding FRG domain-containing protein: MLTEIHEHLASVTGHWEMPRIGRPWFRGHERPNWQLVPSILRNGNQQHEFPLTKRFRLLAPGFGVELDTNRLDQWLFLMQHHRAPTRLLDWSESLNTALFFACLDWITSRDIAQCSDGAVFALNPIFLNEQVLGISEFPVTWVQGRVLQTIKFAFGTQNEVVLGPNGAPVRPPITFLQWPVAVFPSTVHGRMRAQKACFTLHGADHRDLRTIFAENGWSAANILVEYKISRDRKPELADDLSVAGTTYSTIFPDLEGLGSDLAFQFRLVP, encoded by the coding sequence TTGCTGACCGAGATCCACGAACATCTCGCGAGCGTGACGGGACACTGGGAGATGCCTCGAATCGGCAGACCATGGTTTCGTGGGCATGAACGACCTAACTGGCAACTGGTGCCGTCGATCCTCAGGAATGGAAACCAGCAACACGAGTTCCCGCTGACAAAGCGATTCCGTCTCTTGGCGCCTGGATTTGGCGTCGAGCTAGACACAAATCGTCTAGATCAATGGCTATTCCTGATGCAGCATCACAGGGCCCCAACGCGTCTTCTTGATTGGTCGGAGAGTCTCAATACAGCCTTGTTCTTCGCCTGCCTAGATTGGATCACAAGTCGCGATATCGCGCAGTGTTCTGACGGCGCCGTCTTTGCCCTCAATCCGATATTTCTAAACGAGCAGGTTCTCGGCATCTCCGAGTTTCCAGTTACGTGGGTTCAGGGCCGCGTTCTCCAGACGATCAAGTTCGCCTTTGGCACTCAGAATGAGGTGGTCCTCGGCCCAAACGGGGCTCCGGTTCGGCCGCCTATCACCTTCCTCCAGTGGCCGGTAGCGGTTTTTCCCTCGACAGTCCACGGGCGTATGCGGGCACAAAAGGCGTGCTTTACGCTTCACGGCGCGGATCACCGTGATCTTCGAACTATCTTTGCTGAGAACGGTTGGTCCGCTGCCAACATATTGGTAGAATACAAAATCTCTCGTGACCGCAAGCCAGAGTTGGCCGACGATCTATCGGTGGCTGGAACGACTTACTCGACGATCTTTCCAGATCTCGAAGGTCTAGGTAGCGACTTAGCGTTTCAGTTTCGACTGGTTCCCTAA
- a CDS encoding glycoside hydrolase family 3 N-terminal domain-containing protein, protein MIYLRFLYSLALPVLLALPLPAQPLSQEQQQWVEERMTGMTLQEKVGQLIVGGARTDYMHVDSEKFQEILEEIEKYHLGGYHAFRGHVLSAAAMIRRMQDAARTPLFITADLEGGVGLIFEGGTRFPKAMALAAAGDEKLVRQVAGATAREAKAIGINVNFYPVVDVNNNPENPIINIRSFGEDPLAVGRLASAYIEAVQAEGILATAKHFPGHGDTAQDSHLELPVIEAPLERLQQVELPPFKAAMEAGVGAVMTAHLSVPALEPDGKRAATLSSRILSDVLRREMGFAGLVITDAMNMGGVTEHFGDGEAALEAVLAGADLVLLPRSVPKAYRALLAAARDGRLSRRRLEGSVRRILSAKARLGLHGYQPVELASIDQIVGSPQHEELSQQVMEQAITIVRDEKDALPLRPRPSSTLLLVTMTDRDRPDGRGWALRQELRDHHRNTLHFEVDADATSNEIRLLRELARRVDAVVVGSYIRIAAFKGEIDLAPNQLEALRQLAALDRPTAFVFFGSPYLLSAVPELPTYILAYEDFPGAEAAAARVILGLKPARGKLPISLPDLYPIGHSTR, encoded by the coding sequence ATGATCTATCTTCGATTCCTTTACAGTTTGGCGCTACCCGTCCTGTTGGCCCTTCCCCTGCCCGCCCAGCCGCTCAGCCAGGAGCAGCAGCAGTGGGTGGAGGAACGGATGACCGGGATGACCCTGCAAGAGAAAGTGGGGCAGCTCATCGTGGGCGGGGCGCGCACCGACTACATGCACGTCGATTCGGAGAAGTTTCAGGAAATCCTGGAAGAGATCGAAAAGTACCACCTGGGCGGCTATCACGCCTTCCGCGGGCACGTCCTTTCGGCAGCGGCCATGATCCGCCGCATGCAGGACGCAGCCCGCACCCCGCTCTTCATTACCGCCGATCTCGAGGGCGGCGTCGGGCTCATCTTCGAAGGGGGCACGCGCTTCCCCAAGGCCATGGCGCTGGCCGCGGCGGGAGATGAAAAGCTGGTGCGCCAGGTGGCCGGCGCCACGGCCCGCGAGGCCAAGGCCATCGGCATCAACGTCAACTTCTATCCGGTGGTGGACGTCAACAACAATCCCGAGAACCCCATCATCAACATCCGTTCCTTCGGCGAGGATCCCCTGGCAGTGGGCCGGCTGGCCTCGGCCTATATCGAGGCCGTCCAGGCAGAAGGCATCCTGGCAACGGCCAAGCACTTTCCAGGACACGGCGACACTGCTCAGGACTCCCACCTGGAGCTGCCCGTCATCGAGGCTCCGCTGGAACGATTGCAGCAGGTCGAACTGCCGCCTTTTAAGGCCGCCATGGAGGCGGGAGTGGGGGCCGTGATGACCGCCCACCTCTCGGTCCCCGCCCTGGAGCCGGACGGAAAGCGTGCGGCCACTCTCTCTTCACGCATTCTCAGCGACGTGCTGCGCCGGGAGATGGGCTTTGCGGGCCTGGTCATCACCGACGCCATGAACATGGGGGGCGTGACCGAGCACTTCGGGGACGGCGAGGCGGCCCTGGAAGCCGTGCTGGCGGGAGCCGATCTGGTGCTTCTTCCCCGCTCCGTGCCCAAGGCCTACAGGGCCCTCCTGGCGGCGGCCCGCGACGGGCGCCTCAGCCGGCGGCGCCTGGAGGGCTCGGTGCGGCGCATCCTCAGCGCCAAAGCCCGTCTGGGACTGCACGGCTACCAGCCCGTCGAGCTGGCCTCCATCGACCAGATCGTAGGATCGCCCCAGCATGAGGAGCTTTCCCAGCAGGTGATGGAGCAGGCCATCACCATAGTCCGCGACGAGAAGGACGCTCTGCCCCTGCGGCCCCGCCCCTCGTCCACCCTGCTCTTGGTCACCATGACCGACCGCGACCGCCCTGACGGACGGGGCTGGGCCCTGCGCCAAGAGCTGCGCGATCATCACCGCAATACCCTCCATTTCGAAGTCGACGCCGACGCTACTTCAAACGAAATCCGCCTGCTGCGCGAACTGGCCCGCCGGGTCGACGCCGTGGTGGTTGGAAGCTATATCCGCATCGCCGCCTTCAAGGGCGAGATCGACCTGGCTCCCAATCAACTTGAAGCTCTGCGCCAACTGGCCGCCCTCGACCGTCCCACGGCCTTCGTCTTTTTCGGCAGCCCCTACCTTCTTTCGGCGGTCCCCGAGTTGCCAACTTACATCCTGGCTTACGAAGACTTCCCGGGAGCCGAAGCCGCCGCCGCCCGGGTCATCCTGGGCCTTAAACCCGCCCGCGGCAAACTCCCCATCTCCCTCCCCGACCTCTACCCCATCGGCCACAGCACCCGCTGA
- a CDS encoding S41 family peptidase — MKRYKIGAVFLILILAGALAGGWFGDAVRAGGEVDQTAQLDQLLKTFSEALATVQSNYAQEVDSEELVGNAIHGMLNTLDPHSSYFAAPDYSKLREEQQGQYYGLGISIRPERPGTGRIRIVQPPSEGTPASRVGLRHGDIISRVNGEPIDDWTVDEVISKLKGPKGTTVDITVERPGADEPMDLTVERDAIPIYTIRYAFHLRPGIGYIRIDRFSETTSHELDQALEQLDAQNLEGLILDLRNNPGGSLRQSIEVADRFLARKQVIVSTRGRGGEVDQRYIAPHGRQYDYPMVVLINRHSASASEIVSGALQDHDRALIVGETSFGKALVQTVFTLSDNRGLTLTTGKYYTPSDRLIQRPYQGGVYDWETTEDPDLSGEAHLTDAGREVFAGGGIKPDVVEESDLLPKLAAQASYRNYYYQFSGKLIRGEVDSDKSYAYAYETVSQWPEEKQEELAQSLTISPDSRAMELFRDYLEEKKVEFSEEEFEESREVMANRLEREVFLAIFGESRAMKVTLEIDNQVQKAIELMPRAAELFRKALQASK, encoded by the coding sequence ATGAAGCGATACAAGATAGGTGCTGTTTTTCTCATCCTGATTTTGGCCGGCGCTCTGGCCGGCGGCTGGTTCGGCGATGCCGTGCGGGCGGGCGGAGAAGTCGACCAGACGGCCCAGTTGGATCAATTGCTCAAGACCTTCTCTGAAGCACTGGCTACGGTCCAGTCCAACTATGCTCAGGAGGTTGATTCCGAGGAATTGGTAGGCAACGCCATTCACGGCATGCTCAACACCCTTGATCCTCACAGTTCCTACTTCGCCGCTCCCGACTACAGCAAGCTGCGGGAAGAGCAGCAGGGGCAGTACTACGGGCTGGGCATCTCGATCCGCCCCGAACGTCCGGGCACCGGACGCATCCGCATCGTGCAGCCTCCTTCCGAGGGAACCCCGGCCTCGCGGGTCGGCTTGCGCCACGGCGACATCATTTCGAGAGTCAACGGCGAGCCCATCGACGACTGGACGGTGGACGAGGTCATCTCCAAGCTGAAGGGACCCAAAGGCACCACGGTCGACATCACGGTGGAGCGTCCCGGCGCCGATGAGCCCATGGATCTGACCGTGGAACGGGACGCCATTCCCATCTACACCATCCGCTATGCCTTCCATCTGCGTCCCGGTATCGGCTACATCCGCATCGACCGCTTTTCCGAAACCACCAGCCATGAACTCGACCAGGCCCTGGAGCAGTTGGACGCCCAGAATCTGGAGGGCTTGATCCTCGACCTTCGCAACAACCCGGGCGGATCGCTGCGTCAATCGATCGAAGTTGCCGACCGATTTCTGGCCCGCAAGCAAGTCATCGTCTCCACCCGCGGGCGGGGAGGCGAAGTCGATCAACGCTACATCGCGCCCCATGGACGTCAGTACGACTATCCCATGGTGGTCCTGATCAACCGTCACAGCGCCAGCGCTTCCGAGATCGTCTCGGGGGCCCTGCAGGATCATGACCGCGCCCTCATCGTGGGCGAGACCAGCTTCGGAAAAGCCTTGGTCCAGACCGTCTTTACTCTCAGCGACAACCGCGGCTTGACCCTCACCACGGGCAAGTACTACACGCCTTCCGACCGCCTCATCCAGCGTCCCTATCAGGGTGGCGTCTATGACTGGGAAACCACTGAAGATCCTGACTTGTCGGGCGAAGCCCACCTCACCGACGCCGGACGCGAGGTGTTCGCCGGAGGCGGGATCAAGCCCGACGTGGTGGAAGAAAGCGACTTGCTGCCCAAACTGGCAGCCCAGGCCAGCTACCGCAATTACTACTATCAGTTCTCAGGCAAGCTCATCCGCGGCGAAGTCGACAGCGACAAGAGCTACGCCTACGCCTACGAAACCGTCAGCCAGTGGCCCGAAGAGAAGCAGGAAGAACTGGCCCAGAGTCTGACGATTTCACCCGACAGCCGCGCCATGGAGCTCTTCCGCGACTACCTGGAAGAGAAGAAGGTCGAGTTCAGCGAGGAGGAATTCGAGGAAAGCCGAGAGGTCATGGCCAACCGGCTGGAGCGCGAGGTCTTTTTGGCCATCTTCGGCGAGAGCCGGGCCATGAAGGTCACGCTGGAAATCGACAACCAGGTGCAGAAGGCCATCGAGTTGATGCCTAGGGCCGCCGAACTCTTCCGCAAGGCTCTGCAGGCCTCTAAGTAA
- a CDS encoding ABC transporter permease codes for MRDLSKDLRFAFRMLVKSPLFTLVAIVSLALGIGVNTAFFSLINAVFWTTLPMHQPQQLVEIYTRDSSGFIYGTSSYPDYREIRDENEVFTSVACENQTLASIDVNQETRLSFGELVSGNYFSTLGVQAHAGRMLNESDDRKVGAHPVVVIGYRFWERVLGKDPEVLGSTLEISGSPFEIVGIAPQEFTSSMKILAIDFWVTSSMLAVIDDGEDLNNRGGRSLRLVARLKPGVSLQQAQANLDVIQARLEQEYPQFNKNRDFSLMPTDEVVLHPVVDSALTPVAALLMGLFGLVLLVACTNLASLLLARSSSRAREIAVRLAMGAGRARIIRQLLCENLMLALSGGLIGVGLAFLLGRLLLAFQPPIPLPLSLDLSPDLRVLFFALGLSLATGLLFGLAPAWRSSRPDLVPALKNEEMTFGGSRRFFTFRNLLVMAQVTLSLVLLVASGLFVRSLGAAQSISVGFEMEEALLLKVDARLSGHEGSQGARRMAQALKERIASLAGVKSVSVASKVPLGMEVNSRGFHLPGDARPQPGDPGREVDAAIVDENYFEALDIPILRGRDFEAGEDESSPLTVVISQAMAQRYWPGQDPLGQTLRYRGFEGPEAEIVGIAQDTKVRTLGEAPRPYLYLNFYQNPVSFQSFIIRTQGPPQALQQTVRREVKEEVPGLAMLEFKTMDEHLALGLFPIRMAGYVLAGMGALALLLAVTGVYGVLSYSVAGRTREVGIRMALGADRRAVIGQISWQGMKVVIPGILMGLAGAAALSGLLSSLLVGIEALDPLTFLLVPVLLAGVALAAALVPARRAARISPLDALRYE; via the coding sequence ATGAGAGATCTTAGCAAGGACCTTCGCTTCGCTTTCCGCATGCTCGTCAAGAGCCCTCTTTTCACCCTGGTAGCAATAGTATCCCTGGCCTTGGGGATCGGCGTCAACACGGCATTCTTCAGCCTGATCAACGCCGTTTTCTGGACGACCCTGCCCATGCACCAGCCGCAGCAGTTGGTGGAGATCTACACCCGGGACAGCAGCGGCTTCATCTACGGCACTTCGTCCTATCCCGACTACCGCGAGATACGGGACGAGAACGAGGTCTTCACTTCGGTGGCTTGCGAGAATCAGACCTTGGCCAGCATTGACGTCAACCAGGAGACCCGCCTTTCCTTCGGCGAGTTGGTCAGCGGCAACTATTTTTCAACGCTGGGGGTGCAAGCCCACGCCGGGCGCATGCTCAACGAAAGCGACGACCGAAAGGTCGGAGCCCACCCGGTTGTGGTGATCGGATACCGTTTCTGGGAACGGGTCCTGGGCAAGGATCCCGAGGTGCTCGGCAGCACCCTGGAGATCAGCGGAAGTCCCTTTGAAATTGTCGGAATCGCCCCCCAGGAGTTCACCAGTTCCATGAAGATCCTGGCCATCGATTTCTGGGTGACCAGCAGCATGCTGGCCGTGATCGACGACGGCGAGGATCTGAACAACCGAGGAGGACGCTCCCTGCGCCTGGTGGCCCGCCTCAAGCCTGGAGTCAGTCTGCAGCAGGCCCAGGCCAATCTGGATGTCATCCAGGCCCGTTTGGAGCAGGAGTATCCACAATTCAACAAGAACCGGGATTTTTCCTTGATGCCCACCGATGAAGTCGTGCTGCATCCTGTCGTGGACAGCGCCCTCACTCCGGTGGCGGCTCTTCTGATGGGACTCTTCGGATTGGTCCTGCTGGTCGCCTGTACCAACCTGGCCAGTCTGCTGCTGGCCCGCTCCTCCAGCCGAGCCCGCGAAATCGCGGTGCGTTTGGCCATGGGCGCCGGCCGGGCCCGCATCATCCGTCAACTGCTCTGCGAGAACCTGATGCTGGCGCTGAGCGGCGGCCTCATCGGGGTGGGATTGGCCTTCCTGCTGGGCAGGCTGCTGCTGGCCTTTCAGCCCCCCATTCCCCTGCCCCTGTCCCTCGATCTCTCTCCCGACCTGCGCGTGCTCTTCTTCGCCCTGGGCCTGAGCTTGGCCACGGGACTGCTCTTCGGACTGGCTCCGGCCTGGCGCAGCAGCCGTCCCGACTTGGTGCCCGCACTCAAGAATGAAGAGATGACCTTCGGAGGATCGCGACGCTTTTTCACCTTCCGCAATCTGCTGGTGATGGCTCAGGTGACCCTGTCGCTGGTGCTGTTGGTGGCTTCAGGACTCTTTGTGCGCAGCCTCGGCGCGGCTCAGTCGATATCGGTCGGCTTCGAGATGGAGGAGGCCCTGCTGCTGAAAGTGGACGCCAGGCTGTCCGGGCATGAGGGCTCGCAAGGCGCGCGCCGGATGGCTCAGGCTTTGAAAGAGCGCATCGCCTCCTTGGCCGGCGTGAAGTCGGTGTCGGTAGCCTCCAAAGTGCCCCTGGGCATGGAGGTCAATTCGCGCGGGTTCCACTTGCCCGGGGACGCCCGCCCTCAGCCGGGCGATCCCGGACGCGAGGTGGACGCGGCCATCGTCGACGAGAACTACTTCGAGGCTCTCGACATCCCCATCCTGCGGGGCAGGGATTTCGAAGCGGGCGAAGACGAGTCGAGTCCCTTGACGGTGGTGATCAGCCAGGCCATGGCCCAGCGTTATTGGCCCGGTCAGGACCCGCTGGGCCAGACTCTTCGCTATCGCGGCTTCGAGGGACCCGAGGCCGAGATCGTAGGCATCGCCCAGGACACCAAGGTAAGGACGCTGGGAGAAGCGCCGCGTCCTTACCTCTACCTCAACTTCTACCAGAACCCCGTCTCTTTCCAGTCCTTCATCATCCGCACCCAGGGTCCGCCCCAGGCTTTGCAGCAGACCGTCCGCCGTGAGGTCAAGGAAGAGGTTCCCGGCTTGGCCATGCTGGAATTCAAGACGATGGACGAACATCTCGCCCTGGGCCTCTTCCCCATCCGCATGGCGGGCTACGTGCTGGCTGGAATGGGAGCGCTGGCCCTGCTGCTGGCCGTAACCGGCGTCTACGGAGTGCTCTCCTACTCGGTGGCGGGACGCACCCGCGAAGTGGGCATCCGGATGGCCCTGGGCGCCGACCGCAGAGCGGTCATCGGCCAAATAAGCTGGCAAGGAATGAAGGTGGTCATCCCCGGCATCTTGATGGGCCTGGCGGGAGCGGCGGCGCTGAGCGGACTGCTGAGCAGCCTGCTGGTAGGAATCGAGGCGCTCGATCCGCTGACTTTCTTGCTGGTGCCGGTGCTGTTGGCGGGGGTCGCCTTGGCTGCGGCCCTGGTCCCCGCCCGCCGCGCGGCAAGGATCAGCCCGTTAGACGCGCTCCGCTACGAGTAG